From Bacillus sp. FSL K6-3431, the proteins below share one genomic window:
- a CDS encoding carbohydrate ABC transporter permease, which produces MLHNINRTTGDKVFDSLNVFLILIFTFIILYPLMFVVFASVSDPRLVFSNPILLWPRGFHLESYITVFNNQDIWKGFFNSVIYTTVGTTINIFMTVLGAYPLSRKDFYGRGIITFIITFTMFFSGGLIPLYLVNQSLGIVNSMWVLVLPGAISVFNLIIMRTYFQTRIPRELEESAFMDGCNNIKLLYKIVLPLSTPIIAVMVLFYGVGHWNNYFEAMIYISDRGKYPLQLILREILIQNELKDMLSVATDGEYANRMMSREGIKYAVVVVSTLPLLILYPLLSKFFEKGILVGSIKG; this is translated from the coding sequence ATGTTACATAACATTAATCGAACAACAGGAGATAAAGTTTTTGATAGCTTAAATGTTTTCCTCATTTTAATTTTCACATTTATTATATTATATCCTTTAATGTTTGTAGTTTTTGCTTCCGTGAGCGATCCAAGATTAGTTTTTTCAAATCCAATACTTTTATGGCCAAGAGGGTTTCATCTTGAAAGCTATATAACAGTATTCAACAATCAAGATATTTGGAAAGGTTTTTTTAACTCTGTTATTTATACGACGGTTGGTACCACAATTAACATTTTTATGACAGTATTGGGCGCGTATCCATTATCAAGAAAAGATTTCTATGGCCGTGGGATAATTACTTTTATCATTACATTCACAATGTTCTTTAGTGGTGGATTGATTCCTTTATATTTGGTTAATCAATCGCTCGGTATTGTTAATTCCATGTGGGTACTTGTTCTTCCTGGAGCTATTAGTGTATTTAACTTAATTATTATGCGTACATACTTTCAAACGAGAATTCCTCGCGAATTAGAGGAAAGTGCTTTTATGGACGGCTGTAATAACATAAAATTGCTATATAAAATTGTACTTCCCCTTTCAACACCGATTATTGCTGTTATGGTCCTTTTTTACGGTGTTGGCCATTGGAATAACTATTTTGAAGCTATGATATATATTTCCGATCGTGGCAAATATCCCTTGCAGCTCATTTTGCGCGAAATATTAATTCAAAACGAGCTAAAGGACATGCTATCTGTTGCCACTGATGGTGAGTATGCAAATCGAATGATGTCGAGGGAGGGAATTAAGTATGCCGTTGTCGTAGTTTCTACATTACCATTACTGATTCTATACCCTCTTTTATCTAAATTCTTTGAAAAGGGAATTTTAGTTGGTTCAATTAAAGGTTAA
- a CDS encoding extracellular solute-binding protein produces MKKFLSAFLSITLVSVILLLTGCQSKEPASKDKESDDNSFKIARKGFNDVHPASKDLWMWKKYEEMTGVHIEWEEIPDASMDERKNIILASNDLPDAFYQIGFSQDELNKYGKQGLFIPLEDLIEEHAPNIRELFKDNPDIKQALTMPDGHIYSLPYVDFSKEYASIRYYINKKWLDNLGLSVPETTEEFANALKAFVDKDANGNGDSDDEHGWYMSSGTLNWALERQLFGSFGMGNGGGNAAEQFIYKDESGELQTIFDDEKYKKVWKYLNELWVDGALHPQTFSGADYAQWVSDANEDKVGAFSWVGPGYIGENIRKDFVGINALKGPEGDQLLNWLDPPTRGISSFIITNVNKDPAETLKWVDYFYGEEGSMFGFIGLEGETYNLVDGEPVYIDEIKDYKGGQQLGAFQYVDNVYGGGYPYVEPPVELRVGIRGMTIEDDIQANAEETEKYAPDELWPTFAPTEEESNELSAIFTDISNYIEEMRAQFITGELSLDKDWDNYVNTLKKMGSERYLEIKREQYERYKSSN; encoded by the coding sequence ATGAAGAAATTTTTAAGTGCTTTTTTATCTATTACACTAGTTTCTGTTATTTTGCTGCTTACGGGCTGCCAATCTAAGGAGCCTGCATCAAAAGACAAAGAATCAGATGACAACAGTTTTAAAATTGCCCGTAAAGGTTTTAATGATGTCCATCCAGCATCAAAGGATTTATGGATGTGGAAAAAATACGAAGAAATGACAGGTGTTCATATCGAATGGGAAGAAATTCCTGACGCAAGTATGGATGAACGGAAAAATATTATACTCGCATCCAATGATTTACCAGATGCATTTTATCAAATAGGATTTTCCCAGGATGAGTTAAATAAGTACGGGAAACAAGGCCTCTTCATACCATTAGAGGATTTGATTGAAGAACACGCCCCTAATATAAGGGAACTTTTTAAAGACAATCCTGATATTAAACAAGCGCTTACGATGCCCGATGGTCATATTTATTCCTTACCATATGTCGACTTTTCAAAAGAATATGCTTCCATTCGCTATTATATCAATAAGAAATGGCTAGATAATTTAGGACTTTCAGTTCCAGAAACAACAGAGGAATTTGCAAATGCCTTAAAAGCGTTTGTAGACAAGGATGCAAATGGAAACGGAGATTCAGATGATGAGCATGGTTGGTATATGTCAAGCGGTACACTTAACTGGGCATTAGAAAGACAGTTATTTGGTAGCTTTGGGATGGGCAATGGTGGTGGAAATGCAGCAGAACAATTTATTTATAAAGATGAAAGCGGTGAGCTTCAAACAATTTTTGATGATGAAAAGTATAAAAAAGTATGGAAATATTTAAATGAACTTTGGGTGGATGGAGCACTCCATCCACAAACATTTTCTGGTGCTGACTATGCCCAGTGGGTATCAGATGCTAACGAAGATAAAGTTGGGGCTTTTTCGTGGGTAGGGCCTGGATATATCGGAGAAAATATTAGAAAAGATTTTGTTGGGATAAACGCATTAAAAGGACCAGAAGGCGACCAGCTATTAAACTGGTTAGATCCTCCTACAAGAGGTATTTCTTCATTTATTATAACAAATGTTAATAAAGATCCAGCGGAAACACTTAAATGGGTCGATTATTTCTACGGTGAAGAAGGTTCGATGTTTGGATTTATTGGTCTGGAAGGAGAGACTTACAATCTAGTAGATGGAGAGCCTGTTTATATTGATGAGATTAAAGATTACAAAGGAGGGCAGCAGCTTGGTGCTTTCCAGTATGTTGATAATGTTTACGGCGGTGGCTACCCGTATGTTGAGCCACCAGTAGAACTTCGCGTCGGAATAAGAGGAATGACTATAGAGGATGATATACAGGCAAACGCTGAAGAAACAGAAAAATATGCACCTGATGAATTATGGCCGACTTTTGCACCGACAGAAGAGGAAAGCAATGAATTAAGTGCCATCTTTACAGATATCAGCAACTATATTGAAGAAATGCGCGCTCAATTTATTACAGGTGAATTAAGCCTTGATAAAGATTGGGATAATTATGTAAATACATTAAAGAAAATGGGATCCGAACGGTATCTAGAAATTAAAAGGGAACAATATGAAAGATATAAAAGTTCTAACTAA
- the galE gene encoding UDP-glucose 4-epimerase GalE, whose protein sequence is MAILVCGGAGFIGSHAVAELIANGEDVVVVDNLQTGHAAALTEGAKFYKGDLRNESFLDLVFAENKIDAVMHFAADSLVGVSVQEPLQYYDNNVGGAISLLKAMQKHCIKNIVFSSTAAAYGEPKESPITETAETVPTNPYGETKLAIEKLLKWSEQAYGINYVVLRYFNVAGAHPNGVIGEDHNPETHLIPIILEAALGKRDQISIFGDDYETPDGTCIRDYIHVIDLVGAHILAIEKLRKSGTSAIYNLGNGNGYSVSEVLAAAREVTGKEIPAVIAPRRGGDPARLVASSEKAKTELGWKPKFESLESMIESAWAWFQKHPEGYGQ, encoded by the coding sequence ATGGCGATTTTAGTTTGTGGTGGAGCTGGGTTTATTGGTAGTCATGCTGTGGCGGAATTGATTGCAAACGGAGAAGATGTTGTCGTTGTGGACAATCTGCAAACAGGTCATGCTGCTGCATTAACAGAAGGGGCTAAATTTTACAAAGGTGATTTACGTAATGAATCTTTTCTTGATCTTGTTTTTGCAGAAAATAAGATCGATGCTGTCATGCATTTTGCTGCCGATTCACTTGTAGGCGTAAGCGTCCAAGAGCCATTGCAGTATTATGATAATAATGTTGGCGGAGCGATTTCTTTGTTGAAGGCAATGCAAAAGCATTGCATAAAAAACATTGTATTTTCATCCACCGCTGCAGCGTATGGTGAACCAAAGGAAAGCCCAATCACCGAGACAGCTGAAACTGTACCAACAAATCCATATGGTGAAACGAAGCTTGCGATCGAAAAGTTGTTGAAGTGGAGTGAACAGGCATATGGAATCAACTATGTTGTTCTTCGTTATTTCAATGTTGCGGGAGCACATCCAAATGGTGTGATCGGAGAGGATCATAATCCGGAAACACATTTAATCCCAATCATTTTAGAAGCCGCTCTAGGTAAACGTGATCAGATTTCTATTTTTGGTGATGATTATGAAACACCTGATGGGACATGTATTAGGGATTATATTCACGTCATCGACTTGGTTGGAGCACATATTTTAGCGATTGAAAAATTGCGTAAATCTGGTACGAGCGCTATTTATAATTTAGGTAACGGTAATGGATATAGCGTTAGCGAAGTGCTTGCAGCTGCTAGAGAAGTCACTGGCAAGGAAATTCCAGCAGTTATCGCTCCACGCCGTGGTGGTGATCCAGCTAGACTTGTTGCTTCATCAGAAAAGGCAAAAACAGAACTAGGTTGGAAACCGAAATTTGAATCATTAGAGTCAATGATCGAAAGTGCATGGGCATGGTTCCAGAAACATCCTGAAGGCTACGGACAGTGA
- a CDS encoding ROK family transcriptional regulator, whose translation MKISTWNQQLIKIENKTIVLQLVRNKAPLSRADIAQLSGLNKGTVSTLVAELLKEQLILETGPGVSSGGRRPVMLIFNQKAGCAIGIDLGVNYIRGILTDLQGNILLQEQHSYISSSITQTLKYVKANITQLLSQAPSTPYGIVGVGIGVPGIVDNNNDLLLAPNLGWKNSSIKKEIEAEFNIPVIIENEANAGAYGEKMFGLGKDVNDLVYISAGMGIGTGILFNGQLYKGSGGFSGEFGHMTMNINGEKCRCGNIGCWELYASEQYLINKATKLNLITREERYVDQIIELAENNNEKAIALLNEIATHLGMGIVNIVHALNPKKIIVGNILSGAKKWIEESVQNYVKKHAMISLQAEVSIQFSTPSKPSTALGVSAFSVEHFLNSTLGDSE comes from the coding sequence ATGAAAATTTCAACATGGAATCAGCAGTTAATAAAAATAGAAAATAAAACAATTGTGCTTCAACTGGTTAGAAATAAAGCTCCCCTTTCTCGTGCAGACATTGCCCAATTGTCTGGTTTAAATAAAGGAACAGTTTCAACTTTAGTTGCTGAATTGCTTAAAGAGCAACTTATTTTAGAGACAGGACCTGGTGTATCCAGCGGTGGAAGACGCCCAGTCATGCTAATTTTCAATCAAAAGGCAGGCTGCGCAATCGGCATTGACCTTGGGGTTAACTATATTCGTGGCATCCTAACAGATCTTCAAGGCAATATTTTACTACAGGAGCAACATTCCTATATATCATCATCCATCACTCAAACATTGAAATATGTAAAAGCTAATATCACTCAATTACTATCACAAGCCCCTTCTACACCATATGGAATCGTAGGTGTCGGCATTGGCGTCCCAGGAATTGTTGATAATAACAATGATTTGTTACTTGCACCAAATCTTGGCTGGAAAAACTCCTCGATAAAAAAAGAAATCGAAGCCGAATTTAATATTCCCGTTATTATAGAAAACGAAGCAAATGCAGGCGCTTATGGAGAGAAAATGTTTGGATTAGGCAAAGATGTAAATGATCTCGTCTATATTAGTGCTGGAATGGGGATAGGAACTGGCATTCTTTTCAATGGTCAATTGTACAAAGGTTCTGGCGGGTTTTCCGGAGAATTTGGCCATATGACGATGAATATAAATGGAGAAAAATGTCGTTGTGGAAACATTGGATGTTGGGAATTATACGCATCTGAACAATATTTAATCAATAAAGCCACCAAACTAAACCTAATTACGCGGGAGGAGAGATACGTCGATCAAATCATCGAATTGGCCGAGAATAATAACGAAAAGGCTATCGCACTTCTCAATGAAATTGCCACACATCTTGGTATGGGAATCGTTAATATTGTCCATGCCCTTAATCCGAAAAAAATTATCGTTGGCAATATATTATCTGGAGCAAAAAAGTGGATTGAAGAATCTGTACAAAATTATGTTAAAAAACATGCAATGATTTCTCTTCAAGCGGAGGTAAGTATCCAATTTTCTACCCCCTCTAAACCATCAACTGCCTTAGGTGTATCTGCCTTTTCTGTAGAACACTTTCTTAATAGTACGTTGGGGGATAGTGAATAA
- the galT gene encoding UDP-glucose--hexose-1-phosphate uridylyltransferase, with the protein MDIYESLELLIQYGLKKGLIEKWDVDFVRNDLLATLGLDEWKSVEVAQINDESPVLILKRILDWAAENRKISHNTITYRDMLDTKIMAAFIARPSTVIRTFNELYQSEGPEEATNYFYRLSQDSNYIRTDRVAKNEHWYAGTPYGDLEITINLSKPEKDPVAIAVEKDKVKIAYPDCLLCKENVGYAGRVDHPARQNHRIIPVSLNEEQWYLQFSPYVYYNEHAIVFSGEHEPMKISKVGFQRLLDFVDQYPHYFVGSNADLPIVGGSILSHDHFQGGNHAFPMAKAKLESTFTIEGYEEVEAGIVHWPMSVIRLSGKDRYQIAELADYITNAWKNYSDPGADIHAFSDMEPHNTVTPIVRRSGENFEFDIVLRNNRTNDEHPMGIFHPHEEVHHIKKENIGLIEVMGLAVLPGRLKEELHKVATYLLESAYEQLRTDELTNKHASWALGIKEAHSDINEENVQDIIRSEVGRVFSTVLEHAGVYKRTQEGQEAFQRFIDSIK; encoded by the coding sequence ATGGATATATATGAATCATTAGAGCTACTCATACAATATGGATTGAAAAAGGGTTTAATTGAAAAATGGGATGTCGACTTTGTTCGCAATGACTTGCTAGCAACATTAGGTCTTGACGAGTGGAAATCGGTTGAAGTAGCGCAAATAAATGATGAATCGCCTGTTCTCATTTTAAAACGAATTTTAGATTGGGCCGCAGAGAATAGAAAAATTTCGCATAATACGATCACATACCGTGACATGCTCGATACTAAAATAATGGCTGCATTTATTGCTCGTCCATCCACAGTGATTCGAACCTTTAATGAATTGTATCAATCTGAGGGTCCGGAAGAGGCGACAAACTATTTTTATCGTTTATCACAAGACTCTAATTATATAAGAACAGATAGAGTAGCAAAAAATGAACATTGGTATGCAGGAACACCTTATGGAGATCTAGAAATTACAATCAATTTATCAAAACCGGAGAAGGATCCAGTTGCGATTGCAGTTGAAAAAGACAAAGTAAAGATTGCTTATCCGGACTGTTTGTTATGTAAGGAAAACGTGGGGTATGCTGGGAGAGTCGATCACCCTGCGAGACAAAATCATCGGATCATTCCCGTATCTCTGAATGAGGAACAATGGTATCTCCAATTTTCACCATATGTGTATTACAATGAGCATGCGATTGTGTTTTCTGGAGAACATGAACCAATGAAAATATCAAAAGTCGGTTTTCAGCGACTACTAGATTTCGTCGATCAGTACCCACATTATTTTGTTGGCTCGAATGCAGATTTACCAATCGTTGGCGGATCCATCCTTAGCCACGACCATTTCCAAGGTGGAAACCATGCATTTCCAATGGCAAAAGCAAAGTTGGAATCGACCTTTACTATCGAAGGGTATGAAGAGGTGGAGGCAGGGATTGTCCACTGGCCAATGTCCGTCATTCGTCTAAGTGGAAAAGATCGTTACCAAATCGCTGAACTTGCAGATTATATTACAAACGCATGGAAAAACTACAGTGATCCAGGAGCTGATATTCACGCATTTAGTGATATGGAACCACATAATACTGTAACACCAATCGTCCGACGTTCCGGCGAAAACTTTGAGTTTGATATTGTTTTGCGCAATAACCGGACAAATGATGAACATCCAATGGGGATTTTCCATCCGCATGAAGAAGTTCATCATATAAAAAAAGAAAACATTGGTTTAATCGAGGTAATGGGGCTAGCAGTCCTGCCAGGTAGATTAAAAGAAGAACTGCATAAAGTAGCTACTTATTTACTTGAGTCAGCCTACGAGCAACTACGTACCGACGAACTCACGAATAAGCATGCTTCATGGGCTCTAGGAATTAAAGAAGCACATAGTGATATAAATGAAGAAAATGTGCAAGATATTATTAGAAGCGAAGTAGGACGTGTGTTTTCTACTGTCCTTGAACATGCGGGAGTTTATAAACGGACGCAGGAGGGGCAAGAAGCCTTTCAGCGATTCATTGATTCTATTAAGTGA
- a CDS encoding YesL family protein produces MNYGDLFYEVCMNVLRLVYVNLLWIAFTLLGLGLFGFFPATAAMFAVIRKWIMKETEIAIFQTFWKHYKSDFMKMNAFGFFFSIIGLFFIYDLSLIKFQEGTLFIFLYYFVLLLFLLFILSLLFFFPIYVQYEFSWKQYIKQSLLMALSSPIESLMIVGGLIIVWFTITFVPSLILLVSGATSAYLIMWITYHRKLEK; encoded by the coding sequence ATGAATTATGGTGACCTATTTTATGAAGTATGTATGAATGTTTTGCGGTTAGTTTATGTGAACTTGCTATGGATTGCTTTTACTTTACTAGGACTTGGCCTTTTCGGCTTCTTTCCCGCGACAGCCGCTATGTTCGCCGTGATTAGAAAATGGATCATGAAAGAGACAGAGATTGCTATTTTCCAGACTTTTTGGAAGCATTATAAGTCGGACTTTATGAAGATGAATGCGTTTGGGTTCTTTTTTAGTATTATTGGATTATTCTTTATATACGATTTAAGTTTAATTAAATTTCAAGAAGGGACTTTGTTCATTTTTCTTTATTACTTTGTTCTTCTATTGTTTCTTCTTTTTATTCTATCATTATTATTTTTCTTTCCGATATATGTCCAATATGAATTCTCATGGAAACAATATATTAAACAGTCATTATTAATGGCGCTTTCAAGTCCGATAGAATCATTGATGATAGTCGGTGGGCTTATTATTGTTTGGTTTACTATCACTTTCGTTCCTAGTTTAATACTACTGGTTAGCGGCGCGACATCAGCATATTTAATAATGTGGATTACCTATCATCGAAAACTAGAAAAGTAA
- a CDS encoding ABC transporter permease has product MNIVRKTESMVVTKQSRFTIMKKQLKKNLGLYLIIAPVILYFAIWHYWPMYGVIIAFKDFLPGVGISQSPWVGFAHFERFFNSYYFWRLIKNTLGISLYGLIVSIPLPIILALMFNELRNKRFKTIVQTISYAPHFISVVVVVGMLMFFISPSSGVINAVIEFFGGESKDFLADPKSFWHLFVWSGTWQSIGWASLIYTAAMSGIPPEQYEAAYIDGASKIQRMWHVTVPGIAPTIIILAILSAGGIMAVGFEKILLMQNGQNLNASEVISTYMYKSGILNAQYSFSAAVGVFNNVINFIILIIVNAIARRISSTSLW; this is encoded by the coding sequence ATGAACATTGTTCGTAAAACTGAATCAATGGTTGTAACTAAACAAAGTCGTTTTACTATTATGAAGAAACAATTAAAGAAAAACCTTGGTTTGTATCTTATTATTGCGCCTGTAATACTTTATTTTGCAATTTGGCATTATTGGCCAATGTATGGAGTGATAATTGCTTTTAAAGATTTTTTGCCTGGAGTCGGGATTTCACAAAGTCCCTGGGTTGGATTTGCACATTTTGAACGTTTCTTTAATTCTTACTACTTTTGGCGTTTAATAAAAAATACGCTTGGGATTAGTTTGTATGGGTTAATTGTTAGCATCCCCCTCCCTATTATTTTAGCCTTAATGTTCAATGAACTTAGAAATAAACGTTTTAAGACAATAGTACAAACTATATCTTACGCACCGCATTTTATATCTGTAGTTGTTGTAGTTGGTATGTTGATGTTCTTTATATCCCCTTCTTCGGGTGTGATCAACGCGGTAATTGAATTTTTTGGCGGGGAAAGCAAAGATTTTTTAGCTGATCCAAAATCTTTTTGGCATTTGTTTGTATGGTCTGGAACATGGCAGTCTATAGGCTGGGCATCACTGATCTATACAGCTGCTATGTCAGGTATTCCTCCCGAGCAATATGAAGCAGCCTATATTGATGGTGCAAGTAAAATCCAACGAATGTGGCATGTCACTGTTCCAGGAATTGCACCAACAATTATCATTCTTGCTATTTTAAGTGCAGGGGGAATTATGGCAGTTGGATTCGAAAAGATCTTATTAATGCAAAATGGGCAAAACTTGAATGCTTCAGAAGTTATTTCCACATATATGTATAAGAGTGGGATTTTGAATGCACAATACAGTTTCTCTGCAGCTGTTGGAGTATTTAATAACGTAATAAACTTTATTATATTGATTATCGTAAATGCAATTGCTAGGAGAATAAGTAGTACAAGTCTATGGTAA
- a CDS encoding GntR family transcriptional regulator, translating to MKNNKPLYRKIIDYLKEKIANEEYLPGERIPSEIELAEQFDVSRITSKRALVELELEGIIYRARGKGSFVKGDNRLNIQSKDVKNKSKMISMILPFKDENGSLDYIKGASSFLESKGYYLTIQTTDQDWQKEKKFLEELPLKGIEGIIFYPQTTNRHLEILNTLAMNKYPVVTIDKHFESASLISVISDNFQGGYECASHLIKLKHRRIAFVSYRSIETLPTVRDRYFGYCQALLDHSIEVNPTIVKINFSVEISQKDLKTFYTDLIRNFLKNGVTAIQSENDIIAIGLINTAGEMGLNIPRDLSIIGFDNLPISENLEPPLTTIAQNFEQIGKCAAKLIVKQIERRTSETKNIILPVKLISRDSTSTRNVLEN from the coding sequence TTGAAAAACAACAAACCGTTATACAGAAAAATTATTGATTATCTAAAAGAAAAAATAGCAAATGAAGAGTATCTTCCTGGAGAGCGTATTCCATCAGAGATTGAATTAGCAGAACAATTTGACGTAAGTAGAATAACTTCGAAAAGAGCACTTGTAGAGTTAGAACTAGAAGGGATTATTTATCGTGCTAGAGGAAAAGGTAGTTTCGTTAAAGGTGATAATAGATTGAATATCCAATCAAAGGATGTCAAGAACAAATCAAAGATGATTTCTATGATTCTACCATTTAAAGATGAAAATGGATCCCTTGATTATATTAAAGGAGCCTCTAGCTTTCTTGAATCGAAAGGCTACTACCTCACCATCCAAACAACGGATCAAGATTGGCAAAAAGAAAAGAAATTCCTTGAGGAACTACCATTAAAAGGAATCGAAGGTATTATCTTTTACCCACAAACAACTAACCGCCATTTGGAAATATTAAATACTCTAGCTATGAATAAGTATCCGGTTGTAACGATAGATAAACATTTTGAAAGCGCTTCATTGATTAGTGTTATATCAGACAATTTCCAAGGAGGGTATGAATGTGCTTCCCACTTAATTAAACTAAAACATCGAAGAATTGCTTTCGTGTCCTACCGTAGTATTGAAACACTCCCAACAGTAAGAGATCGTTATTTCGGATATTGTCAAGCCTTATTAGATCATAGCATAGAGGTTAATCCTACTATTGTAAAAATTAATTTCAGTGTTGAAATTAGTCAAAAGGATTTAAAAACATTTTATACAGATCTAATAAGAAACTTTTTAAAGAATGGGGTGACTGCAATACAGTCAGAAAATGATATTATCGCTATTGGTTTAATTAATACGGCAGGAGAAATGGGGTTAAACATACCCAGAGATTTGTCCATAATAGGCTTTGACAATCTGCCCATATCAGAAAACTTAGAACCGCCATTGACAACGATTGCACAAAATTTTGAACAGATTGGAAAGTGTGCAGCTAAGTTAATAGTAAAACAGATTGAAAGAAGAACAAGTGAGACTAAAAATATTATACTTCCCGTAAAATTAATTAGTCGGGATTCTACATCCACTAGAAATGTTCTAGAAAACTAA
- a CDS encoding glycoside hydrolase family 43 protein, translated as MENTTKITSGNPVFPGWYADPEARIFDNLYWIYPTYSASYDEQTFFDAFYSENLVDWTKVERILELKDISWANRALWAPSPIERNGKYYYYFAANDIQSNEELGGIGVAVSNRPEGPFKDALGRPLIDKFHHGAQPIDPHVFIDDDNNAYLYYGGWGYCNVVKLNDDMISIGTFEDGSIYKEITPSGFVEGPCMIKRNNKYYFMWAEGGWGGPNYSVAYAISTSPLGPFERVGKILEQNPEVATGAGHHGMIQIPGKDEWYIVYHRRPLTETQANHREVCIDRLYFDKDGYIIPVDITFEGVSNRPLLKEI; from the coding sequence ATGGAAAATACAACTAAAATAACATCAGGTAATCCAGTTTTCCCAGGATGGTACGCGGATCCAGAGGCAAGGATTTTCGATAATCTATACTGGATTTATCCAACTTATTCAGCTTCATATGATGAACAAACATTTTTTGATGCCTTTTACTCAGAGAATCTAGTGGATTGGACAAAGGTAGAACGTATTTTGGAACTTAAGGATATCTCATGGGCTAATCGAGCGTTGTGGGCACCATCCCCAATTGAACGGAATGGAAAATACTATTATTACTTTGCTGCCAATGATATTCAGAGCAATGAAGAACTCGGTGGGATAGGAGTCGCAGTTTCTAATCGACCTGAAGGACCTTTTAAAGACGCTTTAGGTCGACCATTAATAGACAAATTTCATCACGGTGCTCAACCAATCGATCCACATGTATTTATAGATGATGATAATAATGCTTATTTATACTATGGAGGCTGGGGATATTGTAATGTTGTTAAATTAAACGATGATATGATAAGTATTGGCACTTTCGAGGATGGGTCCATTTATAAGGAAATTACGCCTAGTGGATTCGTTGAAGGCCCTTGCATGATAAAAAGAAATAACAAGTACTATTTTATGTGGGCAGAAGGCGGTTGGGGTGGTCCAAATTATTCAGTTGCATACGCTATTTCCACATCCCCGCTTGGACCATTCGAAAGAGTTGGAAAGATTCTAGAACAAAATCCGGAAGTAGCTACAGGGGCTGGACATCACGGAATGATTCAAATACCTGGCAAAGATGAGTGGTATATTGTATACCATAGAAGGCCTCTAACTGAGACGCAAGCAAACCATCGTGAGGTCTGTATCGATCGACTATATTTTGATAAAGATGGATATATTATCCCTGTAGATATTACATTTGAAGGTGTATCCAATCGACCATTATTAAAGGAAATATAG